The genomic window GCCCGGACCCGGCGGATCGGCGCGCTGCGGGCCCCGGACGATGAGCCGGCCCGACCGGCGCCCGCGCTGGTCTGACGGAAACGGCGGAGCCGCCCGGGGCGTACCCCCCGGGCGGCTCCGGCCGTCGACCGACCCGGTCTCAGTTGACCTCGATCCGCACCACGTCGAAGGCGGGGGTCTGGTTGGCCCGCTCCATCATCGGGATGCGGTGCGAACCGTCACCGGCCCAGACGGCGCACTGCGCGAGACCCGACTGCGGCAGCCCGGGGATCTGGATCTGCACGTCGTCCGGCTGGGCGCCGCCCCGACCGTCCTCGGTCGCCACGAAGAACGCCGGTACGTCCTGCGGGCTCGGGGGCTGCCGGGTGTCGTTGAGCATCCGGCACGCGGTGTGGAAGTGCCCGCGGACCAGGCCCTGGTCGTTCAACAGCGAGCTCTCCAGGTAGTAACCGCCCTGGCCGGCCGCGAGGAAGCGGTCCCGGACCAGGTTCTTCGTGGTGACCCGGAGGGTGAACGGCTGGTTCCGGTTGACCTGGTTCGGGAATTGCGTGATGAGCAGCGAGGGATTGTTCGCGGCCGCACCCACCTCACCGAAAGCGGTGCTCACACAGCGGTTCCCGTTCTGGAAACCGTCGTGCGGCTGGAGCTTGCTGTTGGTGCAGTCCTTGGCGAGGACGCCCAGCCCGTTGCCGTTGTCACCGCCGTTGTTGTTGCCGCCGTTCTGGCCGCCGTTGTCGGTCTGACCACCGTTCTGGCCACCGTTGTCGTTCTGGCCGCCGTTCTGACCGCCGCCGTTCTGGCCGCCGGTGTTCCCACCGGCGTTCTGACCGGCGTCGGCGAGGGCGCACTGGGCGAGCTGGTCGAGCCCCTGCGGCCGCTGCGCCACCCGCCCGATCGCGGTCGCGATCCGGTTCAACGTCGCCTTCCGCTTGTCGGCCAGGGGCCGCAGGATCGTGCTGTTGATGAAGTCCTGGCCGTTGCGGCCGCCGTCGGCGGCGAGCCGTCGGTTGGCCTCGGCGATCTGGGCGTCCAACAGGGCGAGGTTGCGGTCCACCTCGTTGCGCGCCTGGTCGGGGACCTGCGGAAGCTTGCCCTTCACGTCCGGGCAGGCCACGGTGGGCGGGCCGGCCGCGGCCCCGCCGCCGGCCTTGACCGCCTGGCACTCGGCGACGGACATCTGCCCGTCACCCCAGTGGTTGCGCACCCAGCGGCCGTTCTGCCACGTCCGGGTGGTGCTGCCCTGGCCGGTCGGCGAGGTGGCGCCGGGGCTCGGCTGGAGGCAGGACGCCGAGGCGGTGCGGGTGTACGTCCGCCGGTCCTGGGCGGACGAGATCTGGGTCACGGCGACGATTCCGCCGAAGACCGCGAGCGTGCCGACAACGGCCAGCATTCGCTTGCTCCGCGCGTTACCGGATGGCCGGCGCGCCCGTGTGGACCTGCGCATCGAATTGCTCTCCTTCTCGATCCGGTGGCTGACTCGTGACCCCGGCGGACCGACGGAATTCGGGGTGAGGATCACTGCGACGTTCCGGTCGCACGTCGATGACCGACGATGCCCTTTCCGCACCGTCTCCCGCGCCTTCCGGCGCGGCTGGAAGAACTGGGTCCATTCCCGCTTAGGTACGGAGCGGCGGCGGCGAAGGTTCAAGCCCGAATCGGGAAAGTTCCGCACCAGCGGTCCGGCCGAGCGGCCACGGTCGGCGGCACATCACGGTCATTGGCCCGTCACGGTCGGCGCGCGCGGGCGCGGCGGGCGTGGCCCCGGGTGGCGGCGCGAGCCGCGCGGCGGTGGGCGGTGTCAGTCGGCGCAGAGGTGCGCGAAGGCGAAGTCGCCCTCCATCTGGTCCTCGTGGGACGCGAGGAGCCGGATGTCGCGGCGGAGCTGGTCCCGGTCCATCAGCGACGGCGGCTCGCCGGCGTCGAGGCCGCGCAGCCGCTCCCCCACCGCCAGGGCGGAGAGGTCCTCGGCGAGACGCGCCGGGTCGACTCCGCAGGAGAACCGCTGCGGGTAGAGCCGGACCCGCTCGACCAGGCACCGTCCGGGCCGCACCCCGACCCAGCTCCACCCCTCGGCCGGGCCGTTCTTCCAGCGGGCGTGCAGGCCCCGGACGATCGGGTCGGCGAGGCGCCGATCCACGTACGCCTCGACGACGGCGGCCCGGGTCAGCGCGCCGAGGTCGTTGACGTGCCCGCTGCGGCCGTCGGGCAGCCGGCCGACGATGTCCCGGAAGCCGACCGGCTCGACACCCTCCGGCCCGGCCACCGTGGCGTCCGCGTAGCCGCGCGCGTCGATGACGTACTCGACGATCCGCCGGCCGTGGTCGGCGCCGCGCAACGTCGGCGACTCGATCCGCAGCACCTCCAGGCCGACCGCCGCGCAGACCGCACTCTTCATCCGTTCGGCGCGCTGCTCCGGCGAGCCGGCGGCCGGAGCAGCGGCGATCTCCACGGCGAACAGCGGCCGACCGGTGTTCGCGGCGCAGACCACCTGGTCGAAGCCCTCCCGGATGGCGGTGCTCCACTGGTTACCGGTGATGCCCGGCGGCCGCCCGTGCACCAGCTCGCTGAGCCGGCGGGACGCGTACACGACCTGACCGGCCCGGGTGAGCAGCGGCTCGCCCCCGGTCGTGATCGGACGCAGCCAGGACGCGTCCTCGCTGCCGGTGCTCGTCATCTTCGCCAATCCATCCGTCGGTCGACCGGGCCGAGTCTAGGACGTCGATCATGGTGAGCGCCTCGCCGGTGCGGCCGAATCCGGTTGCCCGGACCGGCCGGCGCCGCCGGGACGAGAGCGTGCCGGTCTTCCGCACCACCGCCCGGCGGCCGATGCGCCGGGCGGGCGGAGTCGGTGGACGGACCGGCCGGGCTGCTCGACGAGCCGGGCCTGCGCCGGTGGACCGGCCTGGACGGCGTCACCGCCTCCGGCACGCTGCCGGTGGCGCTGGTCGCGGTCCGGGTGGACGAGCCGCCCGGCGCGCCGGAGCGGTTCGGCCGGCGCAGCGCCGCCCGGGAGACGCAGGCGGTGCTCGCGGCGGTCACCGGCGGGCTGGCCCGGTCGTACCCGTTCGTCACCTTCGGGGTGCACGCGCCGGTCACCGTGACCGACCGTCGGCCCCTGCCGGTGACGGACGTGCGGCACGCGGTGGAGTGGGCGGCGCGGGAGGGCGTGCCGGTGGCGACCCTCGCCGCGGAGCCGGCCCGGGTCGCGGCGGGCGCGCGCTGACCACCGGGAGCATCGCCACGTCGCGGAGGACTGGCGACGGCGGGAACGGGTACGCCGCGCCCATGAGCCGGCCGGTACGAGCGGAGGTGGGCATGACGCGGCAGCAGTTCGGATTCCTCGCCGGATTCCTCCTGGTGGCGGTCTGGGCGCTCGGCGGGGCGGGCGTCGCCGCGGCCGCCACCCTGGCCGGTCTGGTCGGCTGGCTCCTGGTCCGGGTCCTCGACGGCGAGGTCACCGTGGCCGGGTTCGCCGACCGGACGGCCCCGCCACGCCGGCGCTGACCGGGGCCCCGATGACCGGCACCCTGCCCCGCCGCGGACGCACCACTCCCACCGGCTCCGACGCCGGCCCGCCCCGCTGGCCAGAGGAGCGGATCGCCCGGCTCGCCGAGGACGCCGCGCGGCGCACCGCAGCCGTTTCCGCCCCGGCGGCGACCGTCCGCGCCGACGGCCGGGCCGCCTGCGTCGACCTCGACCTCGCCGTCGACCACGGCGCACACCTTCCAACGGTCGCCGAGGCGGTACGCCGTCGGGTGGCGGCCCAGGTCGAGGCGCAGACCGGGCTGACCGTGGCGGGCGTCACCGTCACCGTGGTGGACCTGCTCCTGCCCGAACGGGACGACGGCATCCCACCGGACAGCGGAGGCTGAGGTGCGGACGGCCAACCGGATCGCCACGCTGCTGCTCGCCGTCGCCCTGCTCGTCGGCGGCATCCTCGTCGCGGTCGAGGGGACGCTCGCCGCGCTCGGCCGCCCCGGCCTGCTGCTCCCCCGTGGCCACGCCGCCCTGACCGGCACCCGCTGGCAGGACGCCCCGGCCCGGAGCGTCGCCGCCACCGTCACCCTGATCGGCCTGGTCGTCCTCACCGCCGAGCTGCTCCGGTGGCGGCCGACCCGGCTGCGGCTCGACGGCGACGACGGATGGCACCTGCACCGGCGCTCGGTCGAACGACGCCTGGCCCGCGCGGTCCGCTCGGTGCCGAGCGTACGGCGGGCCCGGGTGCGGATCCGTCGGCGCGGGGACGCCTGGCGGCCCCGGGTGACCGCCACCGGCGATCCGGCGGCCCGCTCGGACGTCGAGTTCGCCGTGCACCGCGAGCTGGACCGGCTGGCCGCGCCGACGTGCGGGCGGGTCGAGGTCCGGCTGGTCCCCGCCCGGCGGGCGGCATGAGCAACGCCGCGCACCGGCTGCTCTGGACGGTCGTCGCCCTGCTGCTGACCGCCCTGGGCGGCACCGGCCTGGCGGTGAGCCTGGGCCGGCTGCCGGGCGCCGACAGCCCGCTGCTCGGCGCTGGCCTGCTGCGCTGGTGGCGGGCCGGCACGCCGTGGAGCGCCCTGGCGGTGGTGGTCGGCGGGGTGCTGCTGGCCCTGCTCGGCCAGCGGCTGCTCGCCCGGGAGCTGCGGGCGCCGGGCCGGCTGGCGGGCACCCTGGTGCACGGCGGCGACGGGGGCGGGCGTACCCGGGTGGCGAGCGGGGTGCTCACCGGCGCGCTGGAGCGGGACCTGCTCCGGGAACCCGGGGTGCGCCGGGCGCGGGTGCTGCTCACCGGCCCGACCGGTCGGCCCGACTTCTGGGTGGAGGTGCAGCTCGACCCCCGGGCCGGCACCGCCGCCGTCCGCGCGCACGTCGACGCCGCCGTCCGGCGGTTCGCCGCGACCGTCGGCTGCCGGCCCGCCCACCTGGACGTCACCGCCCGGGTGGACGCGGAGTTCTGACCGGGCGCGGTCAACGCCAGACGACCACCTCGGAGAGCGGCTCGCCGGCGATGTCCGGCACCGTGGCGGCCGCCGCCGGGTAGCCGACCGGGATGATCAGGTTGCCGCGCTCCTCGGCGGGCCGGTCGAGCAGCGGGCACCGCTTCATTCTGGGGGTTGAGAGCTGTTGCACGCTGTTTCATCTTCTATCAATTTCCTTATAGGATAGTCGCGTGAGGTTGGGCGTGTGGGCGGCACGCAACGGTGTGCACTACCAGACCGCTTGGCGGTGGGCTAGGGACGGCAAGATGCCCGTGCCAGTGGTGCGTACCGCTACCGGGACTTGGCTAGTGCAGGAGCCTGACGCCCCTGCGGCTGGCCGGGTGGTGGCGTACTGCCGGGTGTCCTCGTCTGACCAGAAGCCTGACCTGGATCGGCAGGTTGCCCGGGTGGTCGCGGGAGCGACCAGGGTCGGGCTTGCGGTGGGTGAAGTCGTCACGGAGGTCGGCTCCGGACTGAACGGCCGGCGTCGCAAACTCGCCCGTGTCCTCGCCGATCCCGAAGCGGCGGTGATCGTGGTCGAGCACCGCGATCGCCTGGCCCGCTTCGGTGTGGAGCACCTGGAGGCCGCCCTGGCCGCCTCGGGCCGTCGCCTGATCATCCTCGATGCACAGGAGGCCGGCGATGATCTGGTGCGGGACATGACCGAGGTGCTGACCTCGATGTGCGCCCGCCTGTACGGGCGCCGGTCGGCCCGACACCGGGCCGACGCCGCACTGCGCGCCGCAGCGGAGGCCGAGTGAAGAAGTTCCAGCCGCAGCCGGGCTTCGTGGTGCAGGCGTACCGGTTCGCTCTGGACCCCAACGCCGCGCAGGAGCAGGCGCTGCGCTCGCACTGCGGCGCAGCCCGCGCGGCCTACAACTGGGCGGTGGGCTGGGTGTCGGCGTCGTGGTGGCAGCGCCGCGCCGAAGAGTCCTACGGGCTCGCCGGGCCGGAGTTGACCGAGTGGCGGCCGTGGTCGCTGCCAGCCCTGCGTAAGGCGTTCAATCAGGTCAAGCGCACCGATCCGCGGTTTGCCGACTGGTGGGAGGAGAACTCCAAGGAGGCCTACAACACCGGCCTCGCCAACGCCGCCGCGGCGTTTGACAACTACGCCAAGTCCAAGCGTGGGCAGCGCAAGGGCGGGCGGGTGGGTATGCCCCGCCGGAAGTCGAAACACAAGGCGCGCTTGGCCTGCCGATTCACCACCGGCACGATCCGCGTGGAGCCGGACCGCCGTCATGTCACCCTGCCCAGACTGGGCACGATCCGCACCCACGAATCCACACGCAAGCTTGAGCGCCGTATCGCGGGCGGCAGCGCCCGCATCCTCTGCGCCACTGTGAGGTTCGAGCGCGGGCGCTGGTTCGTCTCCTTCCAAGTCGAGGTCGAACGCGCCGAGCGCACCCCGGCCCGCCCGGACGTCGCGGTCGGGGTGGACCTGGGCGTGAAATGCCTCGCCGTCCTCGCCGACGGTCAAGGCGAGATCCGCCACGTGCCCAACCCGGCGCACTACGACACCGCCCTGAAGGCCCTCAAACGCCTGTCGCGGCGGGTTTCCCGCCGCCAAGGGCCAGACCGGCGCACCGGCCAGACGCCCTCGAAACGGTGGCTGAAAGCCAACGCGGAACGTAACCGGGTACACCACCAGGTGGCGAACCTGCGTACCGACGCGCTGCACAAAATCACCACAGCGATCAGCGCCGAGTACGGCACGGTGGTGGTCGAAGACCTGAACGTCGCCGGGATGCTCCGCAATCGGCGCCTGGCAAGGAAGATCGCCGACGCCGGATTCGGAGAGATCCGGCGACAACTGACCTACAAGACCGGCTGGAACGGTGGACAGGTCCAAGTCGCCGACCGCTGGTTCCCTTCCTCGAAGACCTGCTGCGGGTGCGGCGCGGTGAAAGCCAAACTGCCGCTGCACGCGCGCACTTTCTGCTGCGATGTATGCGGCCTGGTGATGGACCGGGACGCTAACGCCGCCTGCAACCTCGCCGCCCTTGCGGCGGCCAGCACCACCGGTACCGGAGTGGCCGGAGACCGGGGCGCGAAAGCGCCGAAGCCTCGTGGAGCCGACCAGAAGACCCGCGTCACCCTCCCCAGCCGAATGGCCGGGGCGGGGCGGGCAGGTGGCGCAACCCTGCCACGACAGCGGCAGGCGGAAGCGAGAGACCGTCATCAGGACACCGCGACCCTCACGTTGCGGTGACACCGTTACGGACCTTCCATGCGGAAAACGCACGGATTGCTGAGACCTGACGATGGGATCAGCAACGGCCGACGGCAGTCCCGGCCAACGGACCGACGGGCGTCGACGTGTCGCCGGTACGGCATGATCGAGGTCGGATCGGCGGCGGAGGGGAGCGACAGGTGCGGGTGGTCTCCCTGGTGCCGTCCCTGACCGAGGCGGTGGCGCTGACCCGCCCCGAGGTGCTGGTCGGGGCGACCGACTGGTGCACCCACCCGGCCGGGCTGGACGTCGCCCGGGTCGGCGGCAGCAAGTACCCGGACCTGGCCCGGGTGCTCGCGCTCCGACCCGACCTGGTCCTGCTCAACGAGGAGGAGAACCGGCGGGCCGACGCCGACGCGCTGCTCGCGGCCGGAGTACCGGTCCGGGTCACCTTCCCGCGTACCGTGCCCGAGGCGCTGACCGAGCTGGCCGACCTGGCCGGCGCGCTCGGCGCGACCGCCGAGCCGGACTGGCTCGTGGCGGCCCGCCGGGCCTGGGCCGCCCTGCCCGAGCCCGGGGCGCTGCGCCGGGCGGTCGTACCGGTGTGGCGCCGGCCGTGGGTGGTGCTCGGCAGCCGGACGTTCGCCGGTGACGTGCTGCGCCGGCTCGGCGTGGCGAACCTGTACGCCGAGGACGCCGAGCGCTACCCCCGCCCCGACCTGGCCGAGCTGCGGGCGCGCCGGCCGGAACTGGTGGTGCTGCCGGACGAGCCGTACCGGTTCACCGCCGACGACGGTCCGGAATCCTTCCCCGGCGTGCCCTGCGCGCTGGTCTCCGGGCGGCACCTGACCTGGTACGGCCCCTCCCTCGCCGAGGCACCCGCGCTGCTCGCCGCGCAGCTCGCCCAACCCGGCTGAACCGGGGCGAACGGCCCCGCCGTGGTGGGTCCTTCGCACCCGTCCGCCCGCCGGCGCTCGGTGTGGACTTCGGGGCAGGAGGAGAGGAGCGCAGCGATGGAGAGCAATCGTCTGATCGTGGTGGGCGTCGACGGCTCCGACGGTGGCCGGCGGGCGCTGGACTGGGCAACCGACGAGGCGGCGACCCGCGGCGGCGGTCAGGCGACCGGGGTGGCCTGGCCCGGGTCCAGGTCGACCAGGCTAGTGTCGTCCACGTCGTACCCGATCGCGTTGTGCACCGCGACCACGCCGCTGACCTGGGCCGCGAGCCGGCCGGCGAGGTCGACGGCGGTCCGCCGGTCCAGCCGGCCGTCCAGGGTGACCGCGCCGTCGCGGACCTGGACGGTGACCAGGCCGTCCCGCACGGCGAGCACCCGGCGCAGCACCTCCTGCACCACGTCCTCGCGGATCTCCGCGTCGTTGCGCAGGTGCACCCGGAGCAGGTCGCTGCGGGTCACGATGCCGACCAGCCGACCGAGGTCGTCCAGCACCGGCAGCCGCTTGACCGCCTCCCGGTCCATCAGCCGGGCCGCCGCCGGGAGCGACGCCTCCGGGAAGGTGGTCACCGCCGGGGCGGTCATCAGCTCGCCGGCCAGCAGCGCGTCCGCCTTCTCCCGGGCGGTACGCCGGCGCCGTCCCTCGAAGACCCGCCGCTCGTCCGGGTGCCCGGCCCGCTCCACCTTGTGCAGCAGGTCGGCCTCGGACACCACCCCCAGCACCCGGCGGAAGCCGTCCACCACCGGCACGGCGCTGATGCCCCGCCGGATCAGCACGTCGACGATCTGGCGGTACGGGGTCTGCGCCCCGACCGTCGCGACGTCCTTGGTCATCACGTCGCCCACCTGCCACGTCCTCATCACGGCCTCCTCGTCACGGGTCTCCGGAGGCGACCGTAAGACCGGGCCGGCGGTGCTGGTCAGAGGCGGTTGGCAGGCCCGGAAAGGCCGTCCGGACCGGGCCGAAAGGGGCCCAAGGTCCCGGTCCGGAGCGGCCCGGTCGGCCCTGCCCGCGACGACGGGACGGGGTTGGAATGAAAGTGCCACCGGGAAGCGCGGTGCGAGGCACCAGAAGGGACGTGGAAACCATGACCGCGACAGTCGAGCGGATCACCGCCAACACCATCGCTCCGGCGGCCGGGACCACCCGCGACGTCGAGACCACCGGCCAGAAGGCCACCCGGTACGTCTTCGCCGGCCTCCGGATCGCGCTGGGCTGGACTTTCCTCTGGGCCTTCCTGGACAAGACGTTCGGCCTCGGCCACGAGACCGCGGCGAAGAACGCCTGGATCAACGGGGGCAGCCCCACCAAGGGCTTCCTCACCTTCGGCGCCGCCGGTCCGTTCAAGGGCCTGTACAACGACATCGCCGGGGCGGCCTGGGCGGACTGGCTGTTCATGATCGGCCTCGCGGCCCTCGGCGTCACCCTGCTGCTGGGCATCGGCACCCGGGTCGCCGCGGTCGCCGGTGGCATCCTCCTGGTCATGATGTGGACGGTCGTGCTGCCCCCCGAGAACAACCCGTTCATGGACGACCACCTGATCTACGCCGGTCTGCTGGCCGCGCTGGCCCTGGTCGGCGCCGGCAACACCCTCGGGCTCGGCCGGGCCTGGGCGAAGCTCCCCATCGTCCAGCGGCTCTCCTGGCTGAAGTGACGTGACGGATCTGGCAGTACCCACAGGGCGGGCGTCACCGGTGGTGATGCCCGCTTCGTACGCCCACGGTCCCCGCCCGGGTCACCCGGCGGGGACTGACGCGAATAGGCGGGCCGCTATCGGGCAGGATCGACGGGGACCGGATCCATACCGAGGTAGGAGACCTGCGAATGGACAAGCCCGAGGTAGGCCCGATCGAGGGCGCGCCGCCCGCCGATCTCGTCATCGAGGACATCACCGTCGGCGAGGGCCCGGAGGCCCAGCCGGGTCAGCTGGCCAGCGTGCACTACGTCGGGGTGGCCCACTCGACCGGCCGCGAGTTCGACGCGTCGTGGAACCGGGGTGAGACCTTCGAGTTCCCGCTCGGCGGCGGCCAGGTCATCGCCGGCTGGGACCAGGGCGTGGTGGGCATGAAGGTCGGCGGCCGTCGTCGGCTGACCATCCCGCCGCACCTGGGCTACGGCAGCCGGGGCGCCGGCGGGGTCATCAAGCCGAACGAGACCCTGGTCTTCGTGGTCGACCTGCTCGGCGTCCGCTGACCCAGCACTGATGCACGCCAGGGGCCGCCGGCAACGCGCCGACGGCCCCGGCGCGCTGCCCGGGCCGGCACCCGGCCCGGTCGCGTCTCTCCCGCCGCCCCGGCGCGATCGGCCCGGGCCCGACCGGCGCGGTCAGGCCGGCACCAGCTCCGCCACCGCCGCCGGGCCCACGGTCGCCGACTCCCGCACCGGCAGCACCCGGTGCAGGCCGGTGGCGCGCAGCACCCGGGCCACCACCGGATCCGGGTCGACCAGCACCAGCTCGCCGCCCCGCGCGCGGATCCGCAGGTGGGCGGCGAACAGTGCGCGCACCGCGGTCGCGGAGAGCACCCGCACGCCGGAGAGATCCAGCCGGAGCACCGGGCGGGCCGGGGCCGCCCACAGCGCGGCCCGGAACGACCCGACGGTCGCGATGTCGATCTCGCCGACCGCCCGGACGTCCACCACGTGGTCGCCGACGCTGATCTCCAGGTGGAACCGGTCGCTGTGCTGCCCCATGCCGACGAACCTATCGGCCGGGACCGACAGTTCCGGCCCGGCGGAACCCGGGATCCGGGTACGGCCCGGGTCCGACCCCGAGGACGTCAGGGTCGCGCTCAGGTGCTCCCCATGATGCGGTACCCCTCCTCCGGGACGGCCCGGGTCGCCCCGCCGCCGTCGCCCCGACACGCAACGGGCGCGCGCGGCGGCGCATCGGCGGGTGACAATGAGCGGATGGCCGTTCCCCGTCAGCGCCCGCCCCGACTCATCCGGCCCGTTCGCGAGCCGGCCACCGTGCCCCCGCCGCTGGAGGGGCCGTGGGCCCCCACCGACCTCCGGCTCGACCACGCCGATCTGCTGCCGCTGCCGGACGGCGCGCACGGGCCGGAGGACGTGCTGATCGACCCGGACGGCCGGGTGATCAGCGGGGACGAGGACGGCCGGTTGTGGTGGTGGCCGGCGGACGCGCCGGCGGGCACCCGACCCCGGCTGCTCGCCGAGACCGGCGGCCGGCCGCTGGGCATCGAGCTCGACCCGGTCGACGGTGCGCTGGTCGTCTGCGACGCGTACCGGGGGCTGCTGCGGGTCACCCCGGACGGCGTGGTCCACGAGCTGACCGGCAGCGCGCCGCCGGTGCACCTCGCCGACAACGCCACGGTCGCCCGGGACGGCACGATCTACTTCACCGACTCGTCCGACCGGTTCCCGCTCTCGCACTGGAAACGGGACCTGCTGGAGCACCGGCCCAACGGCCGGGTGCTGGCGTACGACCGGCGGACGGGGCGTACGGAGGTGGTGACGAGCGGGCTCTACTTCCCCAACGGCGTCGCCCTCACCCCGGACGAGTCGGCGCTGATGCTGGTGGAGACGGCCACCCACCGGCTGCTCCGGATCGACCTGCCGGACGGCCGGGCCACCGTGCTGACCGACCTGCCGGCGTACCCGGACAACGTTGCCGCGGTGGGCGACGGGACGTACTGGATCGCCCTGCCCAGCCCCCGCCTGCCGATCATGGAGCGGCTGCTGCCGCATCCGCGGGTCCGACAGCTGGTGGCCCTGCTGCCGGGCGCGGTGCAGCCGCAGCCCCGCCGGTACGGCCTGGTCGCGCTGGTCGACGGCGAGGGGCGGGTGCTCCGGACGCTGCACGGCCCGACCGGCGCGTACTCGATGATCACCGGCGTGCGGCAGCACGGGGACCTGCTCTGGCTGGGCAGCCTGACCGCGACGGGTGTGGCCCGGGTGCGCCTCGGCTGAGCGGCCGTGACGGGCGGCCGGCCCGCCACCGGTGAGGTGGCGGGCCGGCCCGGTCGTTCCTCCCCGGTCGATCAGCCGCCGCTGGCCGACGGGGTCGGTGCGGGCGCCGAACCGCCGGCCACCGCGCCCGGGTGCGGCGTGCTGCTGGGGGTGGGCTTCAGCCCGGCCGGGACGGGCAGGGCGCTGCCCTTGGCGAACTCGTCCCAGCTGACGTTCCAGGCGGTCCAGCCGTTGCCCTGGTCCAACTTCACCTCGGTGCCCTTGACGGTCACCAGGTCGCCGACCTGTGTGACTCCCATCAGCCAGTGCGCCGCATCGGCCGAGACATTGGTGCAGCCGTGCGAGACGTTGATGTTGCCCTGGTCCCCCTCCGACCATGGCGCGGAGTGGATGAACTCGCCGCCCCAGGTCAGCCGCTGCGCGTCGTCAACGTCGACCACGTAGCCGCCGTTCGGGTCGCCCCGCGTGTCGAAGGTGGTCCGGTCGAACTTCTCCATGATCACCATCGTGCCGCTGGAGGTCGGGGTGCTCGACTTGCCGAGGCTCACCGGGATCTTGCGGAGCAGCTTGCCGTCCTGATAGACCGACATCTGCTTGGTGGCGTTGTCGATGTCGAGCGAGACCTGCCGGCCGATCTTCGAGGTCGCGCTGTGATCGGCGTCGCCGATGGCGTTCTTGCCGATCGGCAGCCCCTGCAGGGCGCTCCGTACGCTGATCTTCGTGCCGGGCTGCCAGAAATCAGGTGCCCGGTATTCGACCTGCTTCCCGTCCGCCACCCACGACCAGGTGCCCGGCTGCGGCGGGTCAGTCTTCACGAACAATCGCCGTTGCACGTCCGCCCGGGCTTCTTTGGGAATTGGCGGATCGAACGCGACGGTTACCGGCAGAGCCGTCCCGTACGTCTGCTTACTGGTGAAATAGAGCTCGGTGGTGATGGCCGGCTTGGTCGATTTCGCCATCGTGGTGAACGTCGTCTTCTGCGTGGTGGTACGTCCGGAACCGCCGGTCGCGGTCACCTCCGCGGTGTACGTCCGCGAATTCTGCAACGGCTTGGTGGGCACCCAGCTCGACCCGTCCTCCCGCGGTTCGGCCGGCACCTGCGCGCCCTTGTCGTCGGTGAGCCGCACCGCGGTGATCTTCCCGTGCGCGACCTTCGCGCCCACCTCGGCGCTGATCGGCACATCCTTGGTCCGGTCCGCCGGTGTCACGGTAACCGCCGGCGCGGCCGCCTTCTTGTGCCCCGGCTTCGCGGCCTCCCGCTGACCGGCGGTGCAGCCGCCGATCACCAATGGTGTGACTGCGATGGTTACCGCGAACAGCCTCAGTCGCCGTCTCACATCCATATGCGCACCCCATTTCC from Micromonospora kangleipakensis includes these protein-coding regions:
- a CDS encoding DUF2726 domain-containing protein, translating into MTSTGSEDASWLRPITTGGEPLLTRAGQVVYASRRLSELVHGRPPGITGNQWSTAIREGFDQVVCAANTGRPLFAVEIAAAPAAGSPEQRAERMKSAVCAAVGLEVLRIESPTLRGADHGRRIVEYVIDARGYADATVAGPEGVEPVGFRDIVGRLPDGRSGHVNDLGALTRAAVVEAYVDRRLADPIVRGLHARWKNGPAEGWSWVGVRPGRCLVERVRLYPQRFSCGVDPARLAEDLSALAVGERLRGLDAGEPPSLMDRDQLRRDIRLLASHEDQMEGDFAFAHLCAD
- a CDS encoding Asp23/Gls24 family envelope stress response protein, with product MTGTLPRRGRTTPTGSDAGPPRWPEERIARLAEDAARRTAAVSAPAATVRADGRAACVDLDLAVDHGAHLPTVAEAVRRRVAAQVEAQTGLTVAGVTVTVVDLLLPERDDGIPPDSGG
- a CDS encoding IS607 family transposase, giving the protein MRLGVWAARNGVHYQTAWRWARDGKMPVPVVRTATGTWLVQEPDAPAAGRVVAYCRVSSSDQKPDLDRQVARVVAGATRVGLAVGEVVTEVGSGLNGRRRKLARVLADPEAAVIVVEHRDRLARFGVEHLEAALAASGRRLIILDAQEAGDDLVRDMTEVLTSMCARLYGRRSARHRADAALRAAAEAE
- the tnpB gene encoding IS607 family element RNA-guided endonuclease TnpB — encoded protein: MKKFQPQPGFVVQAYRFALDPNAAQEQALRSHCGAARAAYNWAVGWVSASWWQRRAEESYGLAGPELTEWRPWSLPALRKAFNQVKRTDPRFADWWEENSKEAYNTGLANAAAAFDNYAKSKRGQRKGGRVGMPRRKSKHKARLACRFTTGTIRVEPDRRHVTLPRLGTIRTHESTRKLERRIAGGSARILCATVRFERGRWFVSFQVEVERAERTPARPDVAVGVDLGVKCLAVLADGQGEIRHVPNPAHYDTALKALKRLSRRVSRRQGPDRRTGQTPSKRWLKANAERNRVHHQVANLRTDALHKITTAISAEYGTVVVEDLNVAGMLRNRRLARKIADAGFGEIRRQLTYKTGWNGGQVQVADRWFPSSKTCCGCGAVKAKLPLHARTFCCDVCGLVMDRDANAACNLAALAAASTTGTGVAGDRGAKAPKPRGADQKTRVTLPSRMAGAGRAGGATLPRQRQAEARDRHQDTATLTLR
- a CDS encoding helical backbone metal receptor, with product MRVVSLVPSLTEAVALTRPEVLVGATDWCTHPAGLDVARVGGSKYPDLARVLALRPDLVLLNEEENRRADADALLAAGVPVRVTFPRTVPEALTELADLAGALGATAEPDWLVAARRAWAALPEPGALRRAVVPVWRRPWVVLGSRTFAGDVLRRLGVANLYAEDAERYPRPDLAELRARRPELVVLPDEPYRFTADDGPESFPGVPCALVSGRHLTWYGPSLAEAPALLAAQLAQPG
- a CDS encoding CBS domain-containing protein, with translation MRTWQVGDVMTKDVATVGAQTPYRQIVDVLIRRGISAVPVVDGFRRVLGVVSEADLLHKVERAGHPDERRVFEGRRRRTAREKADALLAGELMTAPAVTTFPEASLPAAARLMDREAVKRLPVLDDLGRLVGIVTRSDLLRVHLRNDAEIREDVVQEVLRRVLAVRDGLVTVQVRDGAVTLDGRLDRRTAVDLAGRLAAQVSGVVAVHNAIGYDVDDTSLVDLDPGQATPVA
- a CDS encoding DoxX family membrane protein; this encodes METMTATVERITANTIAPAAGTTRDVETTGQKATRYVFAGLRIALGWTFLWAFLDKTFGLGHETAAKNAWINGGSPTKGFLTFGAAGPFKGLYNDIAGAAWADWLFMIGLAALGVTLLLGIGTRVAAVAGGILLVMMWTVVLPPENNPFMDDHLIYAGLLAALALVGAGNTLGLGRAWAKLPIVQRLSWLK
- a CDS encoding FKBP-type peptidyl-prolyl cis-trans isomerase; translated protein: MDKPEVGPIEGAPPADLVIEDITVGEGPEAQPGQLASVHYVGVAHSTGREFDASWNRGETFEFPLGGGQVIAGWDQGVVGMKVGGRRRLTIPPHLGYGSRGAGGVIKPNETLVFVVDLLGVR
- a CDS encoding STAS domain-containing protein, with the protein product MGQHSDRFHLEISVGDHVVDVRAVGEIDIATVGSFRAALWAAPARPVLRLDLSGVRVLSATAVRALFAAHLRIRARGGELVLVDPDPVVARVLRATGLHRVLPVRESATVGPAAVAELVPA